One part of the Hydrogenobacter sp. T-2 genome encodes these proteins:
- the moaC gene encoding cyclic pyranopterin monophosphate synthase MoaC, whose protein sequence is MKTVDVSTKPETLRSASAYGRIRLKKDTVQAIREGRVPKGDVLSACRLAGIMASKKTPELLPFCHPVSLEHVEIKAQLGEDYLEVFSYVKGINKTGYEMEALTAVSVALLTVYDMCKGMDDSMLIEEIRLLEKTGGKSQWSKTLEGIKVKVLSECGLKEFIEGKLLSLGAELSEEGFELLVSTQSLSFSEVWQVSSVINQKLFSLLPEALKRGVRVGLCNGRLCIELEEDKAIISAFFESFGGLIGNWLRDGKAV, encoded by the coding sequence ATGAAAACCGTAGATGTTAGCACAAAGCCTGAGACCCTTAGGAGTGCCAGTGCCTACGGCAGGATAAGACTAAAAAAAGATACGGTGCAGGCAATAAGAGAGGGTAGAGTGCCAAAGGGAGATGTGCTTTCCGCATGCAGGCTTGCAGGCATTATGGCTTCAAAGAAAACTCCAGAGCTTCTGCCCTTTTGCCATCCTGTGAGCTTGGAGCATGTGGAGATAAAGGCACAGCTTGGAGAGGACTATTTAGAGGTTTTTTCCTATGTTAAAGGCATAAACAAAACAGGCTACGAGATGGAAGCCTTAACAGCGGTAAGCGTAGCCCTACTTACCGTTTACGATATGTGTAAGGGCATGGACGATAGCATGCTTATAGAGGAGATAAGGCTTTTGGAAAAGACTGGTGGAAAGTCCCAGTGGTCAAAGACCTTAGAAGGAATAAAAGTAAAGGTTCTCTCCGAGTGTGGTTTGAAAGAGTTTATAGAGGGTAAACTTCTCAGTCTTGGTGCGGAGCTTAGTGAGGAAGGGTTTGAGCTTCTTGTGTCCACTCAAAGCCTGTCCTTTTCTGAGGTGTGGCAGGTCTCCTCTGTGATAAACCAAAAGCTCTTTAGCCTTTTGCCAGAGGCTCTAAAAAGAGGTGTAAGGGTGGGTCTTTGCAACGGAAGGCTTTGCATAGAGCTTGAGGAAGACAAGGCTATTATCTCTGCCTTCTTTGAAAGTTTTGGAGGACTTATAGGAAATTGGTTAAGGGATGGAAAGGCTGTATAA
- a CDS encoding phosphate/phosphite/phosphonate ABC transporter substrate-binding protein: protein MKLLLAVSLYVLVLLPVLPAYTQEIKVGFTAVITREDAESIYSFLDYISKKTGLALKPVFAKSYDEMDYFLSIGKVDIAYICGGPYVEGRERYGYKILAVPLNHEGKPYYYSLVITRKEKPYKSILDFKGKPYAFSDPKSNSGSLVPTYILLKKGLKADEFFRPVVYTYSHYESILAVYKGFVEGASVDSLVYEQAIRLDKRLEREIKVVEKYGPFPITPFVYRRGLDNLTVERIKDALLKMKEDEEGRRILNVLGISGFRTVRDEFYKPIEEMLDYVKRNVTSNK from the coding sequence ATGAAACTGCTTTTAGCGGTAAGTTTATATGTTCTTGTTTTATTACCTGTTCTCCCAGCTTACACACAGGAGATAAAAGTTGGCTTTACCGCGGTGATAACAAGAGAAGATGCGGAAAGTATATATTCCTTCTTAGACTATATCTCGAAAAAGACAGGACTTGCACTAAAGCCTGTTTTTGCTAAGTCTTACGATGAAATGGACTATTTTTTATCAATAGGCAAGGTTGATATTGCATACATATGTGGAGGTCCTTATGTGGAGGGTAGAGAAAGATATGGTTATAAGATACTCGCTGTTCCTCTTAACCATGAGGGAAAGCCATATTACTATTCCTTAGTTATAACGCGAAAGGAGAAGCCCTACAAAAGCATCTTAGACTTTAAAGGAAAGCCTTACGCCTTTTCAGACCCGAAGTCCAATTCAGGCTCCCTCGTTCCTACCTATATACTTTTAAAGAAGGGATTAAAGGCTGACGAGTTTTTTAGACCTGTGGTTTATACATATTCCCATTACGAGTCCATATTGGCTGTGTATAAGGGATTCGTAGAGGGTGCAAGTGTGGACAGCCTTGTTTACGAACAGGCAATAAGACTTGACAAAAGACTGGAAAGGGAGATTAAGGTGGTGGAAAAGTATGGACCCTTTCCAATAACACCCTTTGTATACAGAAGAGGTTTAGACAACCTAACAGTTGAGAGGATTAAAGATGCATTGCTTAAAATGAAGGAAGACGAAGAAGGTAGAAGGATACTGAATGTATTGGGCATATCTGGGTTTAGGACAGTAAGAGATGAGTTTTACAAGCCAATAGAAGAGATGCTTGATTATGTGAAAAGAAATGTCACCTCTAATAAGTAA
- the dprA gene encoding DNA-processing protein DprA encodes MERLYNWLLLKAIKGLGEVSIKRLWLRFGKADSILSGSYEDIRELLGEEKTRAFFKKELSFDPEEVIRLVEREKIQWLTLEDQEYPALLKEIDDPPPVLFLTGALKNTSLIAIVGTRKPDTQSLWFISKLVRELVQRGYGVSSGGAIGCDYHSHRECLQAGGFSVCFLGMGILNIPHYLQKLRGENMVFVSEFLPDAPPEEFTFPRRNRLISAISKAVVVAEAGQKSGALITADYAVKQKKPLWVYIGNSASQRWLGCVNLVNSGKAKIIHSPLDLFESIPNANIQKDPLLDLLSTPKTFDELLLLTGFGYSELSVKLSNLEVQGKVARQGNFYMAL; translated from the coding sequence ATGGAAAGGCTGTATAACTGGCTTTTGCTAAAGGCTATAAAGGGTCTTGGTGAGGTTTCTATAAAAAGGCTTTGGCTAAGGTTTGGAAAGGCAGATAGCATCCTCTCTGGAAGCTACGAAGATATAAGAGAGCTTTTAGGCGAGGAGAAAACAAGGGCTTTTTTCAAAAAAGAGCTTTCCTTTGACCCAGAGGAGGTCATAAGGCTGGTAGAAAGAGAAAAGATTCAATGGCTGACCCTTGAAGACCAAGAATACCCAGCACTTCTAAAAGAAATAGATGACCCGCCACCTGTGCTTTTCCTCACAGGAGCTTTGAAAAACACATCCCTTATTGCAATAGTTGGCACAAGGAAGCCAGACACACAAAGCCTCTGGTTTATCAGTAAGTTAGTAAGAGAGTTGGTGCAAAGAGGATATGGAGTAAGCTCTGGCGGTGCCATAGGATGCGACTATCATAGCCACAGAGAGTGCCTACAGGCAGGTGGCTTTAGTGTTTGCTTTCTTGGTATGGGTATTTTGAATATTCCTCATTATCTCCAAAAGCTAAGAGGAGAAAACATGGTCTTTGTGTCTGAGTTTTTACCCGATGCACCCCCAGAGGAGTTTACCTTCCCAAGAAGAAACAGGCTAATAAGTGCTATATCCAAGGCGGTGGTAGTGGCAGAGGCAGGACAAAAGAGCGGAGCACTCATAACTGCGGACTATGCGGTAAAACAGAAAAAGCCCCTTTGGGTATACATAGGAAACTCTGCAAGCCAAAGGTGGCTCGGATGTGTAAACCTCGTAAACAGTGGAAAAGCCAAGATAATACACAGCCCCCTTGACCTCTTTGAAAGCATACCCAACGCAAACATCCAGAAAGACCCTCTCCTTGACCTTCTGTCCACTCCGAAGACCTTTGATGAGCTACTTTTGCTTACAGGATTTGGATATTCTGAGCTAAGTGTAAAACTCTCAAACCTTGAAGTGCAGGGAAAGGTTGCTCGGCAAGGAAACTTTTATATGGCTTTGTAA